In a single window of the Scyliorhinus canicula chromosome 1, sScyCan1.1, whole genome shotgun sequence genome:
- the LOC119978243 gene encoding uncharacterized protein LOC119978243, translating into MLLQWIFHCILGAYLLHDNRAVSGEDAKFQFEPQDSLFPSFLNTTLMADGAARFGMSGDEEFSNVCVITVLTVPSEHEAIIPVTEDDLRPVKSLLNGSSSVLESLASAVNAEIGKVSYQSLITESVLDIKQRNEQSNNIMTEIFQTLDSDPASGNHVTKFKEKVCKMEAMLQALDLLARQVEQLSDSLSTELNQHLGKSRKMESALYQKPI; encoded by the exons ATGCTGTTGCAGTGGATCTTTCATTGTATCCTGGGAGCCTATCTTCTCCATGACAACAGGGCAGTCAGTGGGGAAGATGCTAAATTCCAGTTTGAGCCTCAGGATTCACTCTTTCCCTCGTTTTTGAACACCACTCTGATGGCAGACGGTGCGGCTAGATTTGGAATGAGTGGTGACGAGGAATTCTCGAACGTCTGTGTAATCACAGTACTGACTGTGCCCAGTGAGCATGAAGCAATCATCCCTGTTACCGAAGATGACCTCAGGCCGGTGAAGAGTCTGTTGAATGGCAGCAGTTCAGTTTTGGAAAGTTTGGCATCTGCAGTCAATGCAGAGATTGGAAAAGTAAGCTACCAATCACTGATCACAGAGTCAGTCCTGGACATAAAGCAACGGAATGAACAATCTAATAACATCATGACAGAAATCTTCCAAACTCTTGATTCAGATCCAGCATCAGGCAACCATGTGACAAA GTTCAAGGAGAAGGTTTGCAAGATGGAGGCAATGCTTCAGGCCCTCGACCTCCTCGCCAGGCAAGTAGAGCAGCTGTCGGATTCCCTCTCCACAGAACTGAACCAGCACTTGGGAAAATCACGCAAGATGGAGTCTGCCCTGTACCAGAAGCCAATCTGA